A genomic segment from Fibrobacterota bacterium encodes:
- a CDS encoding SUMF1/EgtB/PvdO family nonheme iron enzyme has translation MPKSPDSAKARVLAPADSGPYLWADPWGGRHFDSVRVTLHCRQGCVVLYSLTDSINFKSYEDTLVFKRNATLWISGIDSLGRQAQPIRVDYVIERNPGDCAGESVPVTSAAGAVCMDKYEWPDSEGSIPRAFVNHKEAEDSCRAAGKRLCTASEWKEACQGPDHDAYPYGARYRENDCPAKETEAARSGRFPVCRSYYGVYDMAGNLWEWTSTPASDPDFFMVAGGNWTTGNEATCALAKFSFYPAVRYPFVGFRCCQEPSKGKAPPKSP, from the coding sequence ATGCCTAAGTCCCCCGACTCGGCTAAAGCCCGCGTACTGGCGCCGGCGGATTCGGGACCCTACCTATGGGCCGATCCCTGGGGCGGCCGCCATTTCGATTCGGTGCGGGTGACCCTGCATTGTAGGCAAGGCTGCGTGGTGCTGTACTCGCTCACCGATAGCATCAACTTCAAATCGTACGAAGACACCTTGGTCTTCAAGCGGAACGCGACGCTCTGGATTTCCGGAATCGATTCCTTGGGGCGGCAGGCCCAGCCTATCCGCGTGGACTACGTGATCGAGCGGAACCCGGGCGACTGCGCGGGCGAGAGCGTGCCCGTGACCTCGGCCGCGGGCGCGGTTTGCATGGACAAGTACGAATGGCCGGATAGCGAAGGATCGATCCCGCGCGCCTTCGTGAACCATAAGGAGGCGGAGGATTCCTGCCGCGCGGCGGGGAAACGCCTGTGTACCGCGTCGGAATGGAAAGAGGCCTGCCAGGGGCCCGACCACGATGCCTACCCGTACGGCGCGCGTTACCGTGAGAACGATTGCCCCGCCAAAGAGACCGAGGCCGCGCGCTCCGGCCGCTTTCCGGTTTGCCGATCCTATTACGGCGTCTACGACATGGCGGGGAACCTGTGGGAATGGACTTCCACTCCCGCATCCGATCCGGACTTCTTCATGGTGGCGGGAGGCAATTGGACCACCGGCAACGAAGCCACCTGCGCCTTGGCCAAGTTCAGTTTCTATCCGGCGGTGCGCTATCCCTTCGTGGGCTTTC
- a CDS encoding SEC-C domain-containing protein, translating into MLREQAESLISEYAASEHFLLLEGPAKDQIESLLGAFFREAAARGPETLADLKAKHVEAVLLEAMPRLDLPAEAKRDVPDQLEAFFAFLKDSGRFPPAGAWRMCVETIKPRYLAGLRANGSAKGTTFKKQYTDVGRNDPCPCGSGKKFKKCCMELIQ; encoded by the coding sequence ATGCTCCGCGAACAGGCCGAAAGCCTCATTTCCGAATACGCCGCGTCCGAACATTTCCTGTTGCTCGAAGGGCCGGCCAAGGACCAAATCGAAAGCCTGCTCGGGGCCTTCTTCCGGGAAGCGGCCGCCCGCGGCCCGGAAACTCTCGCCGATCTCAAGGCCAAGCACGTTGAAGCGGTCTTGTTGGAAGCCATGCCGCGCCTGGATCTTCCCGCGGAAGCGAAGCGAGACGTACCCGATCAACTGGAAGCCTTCTTCGCCTTCCTGAAGGACTCGGGGCGCTTTCCGCCCGCTGGGGCCTGGCGCATGTGCGTGGAAACGATAAAGCCGCGCTACCTGGCGGGACTGCGGGCCAATGGCTCGGCGAAGGGGACGACCTTCAAAAAGCAATACACCGACGTGGGCCGGAACGATCCTTGCCCGTGCGGCAGCGGGAAGAAATTCAAGAAGTGCTGCATGGAGTTGATCCAGTAG
- a CDS encoding type II toxin-antitoxin system HipA family toxin produces MERMIYVHVDWQGQPVLAGRLWMRMRKEKPSASFEYDAAWLKRPEKFSLDPALAAAPGPYHTVADQAVFGTIGDSAPDTWGRKLMRRAERIDAKKEGRPARTLVEADFLLQVDDRSRQGALRFSEIPSGPFLAVPDASPVPPLIALPKLLKATERLEKEEDGTADLRLLLAPGSSLGGARPKASILDRNGRLSIAKFPKPDDDYDTVRWEATALALAARAKIPVPSWRLELVNKKPVLILGRFDRNAAGRIPFLSAMSMLGAKDGEQRSYPEIGDCLRRFGANPTEDLRALWRRMVFNILISNTDDHLRNHGFLYEGQRGWRLSPAYDLNPIPSDIKQRILSTAIFEDDAQASMDTAFSVADRFAMTRQEAAGIAREVGKAVSNWREEAKKTGLGAGAQERMESAFEHEDAALVLKGE; encoded by the coding sequence ATGGAACGGATGATTTATGTCCACGTTGATTGGCAAGGCCAGCCGGTATTGGCCGGGCGGCTTTGGATGCGCATGCGAAAAGAAAAGCCTTCCGCCTCTTTCGAATACGATGCCGCCTGGCTGAAGCGGCCCGAGAAGTTTTCCTTGGATCCGGCCCTCGCCGCAGCTCCGGGCCCCTATCATACCGTGGCGGACCAAGCCGTATTCGGGACCATCGGCGATTCAGCGCCCGACACCTGGGGCCGAAAATTGATGCGGCGCGCGGAACGTATCGACGCCAAGAAAGAGGGCCGACCGGCTCGCACCTTGGTGGAGGCGGATTTCCTCTTGCAAGTGGACGACAGGTCCCGTCAGGGCGCCCTTCGCTTTTCCGAAATTCCTTCGGGACCTTTCCTAGCGGTTCCGGATGCCTCTCCGGTTCCCCCATTGATTGCGTTGCCGAAACTCCTTAAGGCCACTGAACGGCTTGAAAAGGAGGAGGATGGGACAGCCGACTTGCGACTCCTGCTCGCTCCAGGCTCTTCCCTCGGAGGAGCCCGGCCGAAGGCCTCCATCCTGGATCGGAATGGGCGATTGTCCATTGCCAAATTTCCGAAGCCGGATGACGATTATGACACTGTGCGCTGGGAAGCAACGGCCTTGGCCCTGGCGGCCCGCGCGAAAATCCCTGTTCCAAGCTGGCGACTCGAACTGGTGAACAAAAAGCCCGTACTCATTCTGGGCCGCTTTGACCGGAACGCCGCCGGTCGCATTCCCTTCCTATCCGCCATGAGCATGCTTGGGGCCAAGGACGGGGAGCAGAGAAGCTACCCGGAAATCGGCGATTGCCTGCGTCGATTCGGGGCAAACCCCACCGAAGACCTTCGCGCGCTCTGGCGGCGCATGGTCTTTAATATTCTGATATCGAACACGGACGATCATTTGCGCAACCATGGATTCCTCTATGAGGGGCAGCGCGGATGGCGCCTTTCACCGGCTTATGATTTGAATCCGATACCCAGCGATATCAAACAGCGGATCCTATCCACTGCTATTTTTGAGGACGACGCCCAAGCCTCCATGGATACGGCGTTCTCAGTAGCGGACCGATTCGCCATGACTCGACAAGAGGCGGCGGGTATTGCGCGCGAAGTCGGGAAAGCGGTCTCGAACTGGCGGGAGGAGGCGAAGAAGACTGGGCTTGGGGCGGGGGCGCAGGAGCGGATGGAGTCGGCATTTGAGCATGAGGATGCCGCTTTGGTCTTGAAGGGGGAATAA